A stretch of DNA from Glycine max cultivar Williams 82 chromosome 18, Glycine_max_v4.0, whole genome shotgun sequence:
CCTTGCCTAGCATAGCTAAGGTCTTCTCATATGTTGTTCATCAAGAGAGATAACTTGCAAGTAATGATATAATGGGAAACACCAGTCTGATTAATGCAGTTAACACCAACTCATCTAATTTAGGAAATTTTTGCACCTTCTATGGTAAAGATAATCATACTATTGATAGGTGTTATAGGAAAAATGGTTTTCCTTAGAATTATGCTTCcagaggaggaagaggaaacCAAAGTGGCTTTTGGTAGAGGAAACTCAGGAGGAAGAGGAAGTAAACTATTTATATATTGTGCTTTCACTAACCACACTGTAGATGAATGCTACATAGAGCATGGCTATCCTCTTGGACACTAGTTTTACAAATCTCAAGGTTCAAACATTAACAATATTAGTGCAGAAAAGGAGGAAGGTGATAGCTGACTCCAAGAAAGGAAACAAGAAACACAAAATGAGGATGTAAAGCTAACCTCTCAGCAGTATAAAGCTTTGATGGCATTGTTGCAATAGCAAAACATAGTTCATAACAATTCACATGTGAATCAATTTGGTACAATTAACAACAAAGGTAGTGTACTATCCATTACTTGTAGTGTAAGCAAGACCAATCAAGATGAGTGGATCCTTGACTCAGATCATATTACAACctttcctcattttttttctttatgtaaaaatataaactttgtgATTGTTAGACTCCCTAATGGTCATACAACCACTACAACTCATGTAGACAGAGTtcaattttctcaatttttatgCCTTGAGGATGTTCTATACATACCtagttttcaattcaatttgatttCAGTATCTAAATTATCCTTTTCTTTGTCTTGCAAACTAAACTTCATGAATGACAAATGCTTTATACAAAATATACACATAACCTCCAGAGGATTGGTACAGTTGATATAGTGGAAGGTCTTTACAAACTCAACATGGTTCCTCTCAAGCCTTATAGGGATTGCAGTTCTAATTCCATTACATCCCTATCTGCTCTAGTGTTTCTAGCATTTCAACTTTTTCATGTAATAAAAAACCTATAGATTTGTGGCATTTTTGACTTGGTTATCCATCTTATGAAAGATTGGTGTTGTTGAAAAAATTTTATCCTATTCTTACATCAGATAAACAATTCATATGTGAAACTTGTCAATTGTCATCatttaaaacagaaaaaaaaattgtcttttccTAGCAGTGATTTCTCACTCATCTTGTGTTtttgcttttatatatattgatatttggGGCCCTTTCTATGTAACGTCTTTAAATggttacaaatatttttcactattatagatgattattcaaggTTTCTTTTGGTTTTCCTTATGAATTCAAAATCTGAAACACAACCTCATTTAAAGAACTTTGTTGCCAATGTTGAAAGGCaatttggataaaaataaataaaggttaTCAGATCAGATAATGGATCTGAGTTTATTATGAAACAATTCTATGATGATACTAGCATTATACATCAATGTTGTTGTGTTAAAACTCCCCAACAAAATGAGATTGTTGAAAGAAAACACCAATATCTATTAAATGTCACTCGATCCTTGTTATTTCAATCTAATTTACCATCTACTTTTTGGTCTTATGCCTTGATTCATTTTGTTATCCTTGTTAATTTCATGCCTACCCATTTCCTTGGTAATCAAACTCCTTATGAAAAACTACATGGAGATGTATATGATATTGAGTCTTTAAGGGTATTTGGTTGTCTATGTTTTTCAAGTACTTTGAGAGCTAACAGAAAGAAGCCTGACCTAAAAGTTGTTACTTTTGTCTTTTTGGGTTTCAAGCCACACACAAAAGGATAtatcacttttgatctcaagaCCAAGTCTACTTCTATCTCTAGAAATGTCATTTTCTATGAAGATTGTTTTCCATTCACTGATCAAAATAAACCAGATCCTATCACTGTCCTACCTATGCCTACTCTTTCATCCAATGTCATTGATTAGTCTGGTGATTCATCTTTAGAGCCACCAAGTGATCCTGTCATGTTTGCCTCCAATAATGATTCTGATCCCTCAGCCTCATAGCAAGTCATTCATACATCTAGAAGACCCATGAGACAAATACACAGACCAAGTAAATATAAAGACTTTCATGTCACATATCCATCACCAACTGTTGTCAATCACTCTACAGGTACTACTAGCCTTTATCCTCTTAGTTTTGTCCTTTCATATACCAAATTGTCTTCTTCCTATCACCATGTTGTTTTATCTATCACACAAAGTGTTGAACCTCAGTTATACAGTGGAGCATCTAAGGATCCTAATTGGATTGAAGCCATGAATGTTGAGATCAAAGCACTAGAGCTTAATGATACCTAGGTTCTCACTGATCTTCCTCATCACAAGACTATAATTGATTGTAAATGGGTGTATAAGATCAATCACAAATCTGATGGTTCCATAGAGAGGTATAAAGCCATTAGTGGCAAAAGGGTATACTCAGGTGGAAGAACAAGACTACCTGGACACTTTCTCTCCAGTAGTTAAACTAACCATAGTGAGATTTTTATTGGCTTTAGCTGCTATTAATAAGTGGCATCTCAAACAACTAGATGTGAACAATGTTTTCTTACATGGTAATTTAAATGAAGAAGTCTACATGGTCATCCCTCAGGGTATGCAAGTAGCTAGACCATGGCTAGTTTACAAGCTTCAAAGGTCTCTATATGGCCTGAAACAGGCTAGTAGAGCATGGTTTGCAAGATTATCATCTTTTCTGATTTCCCATGGATACAAGCAATGTACTTCTGAccattcttttttcattaagcATGGTTGCAACACAATTGTTATTTTGCTGGTTTATGTTGGTGACATTGTCTTGTCAGGCAATGATTTGTCTAAAATTCAAAGAATTACAAATCTACTTGACAATGCTTTCAAAATTAAGGACTTAGGAGACTTTAGGTACTTTCTGGGGTTTGAGGTAGCTAGAAGCTCTATTGGTATAAATCTATATCAAAGAAAGTATGCACTGGACATTCTCAATAATGTTGACATGCTTGGTTCTAAGCCAGTTTCTACACCTTGTGATTACACCACCAAGCATCAACACTCAGGGTCACCTATTTCAGCAGAAGATGTTTCCTCTTATAGGAGATTAATAGGGAGGTTGATCTATTTGACCAACACAAGGCCAGACATTACATATGTTGTGCAACAACTGAGCTAATTTGTTGTTGATCCCACCACAGATCACAACCATGCTGCTTTTCTCTGCAAGCTTTGCATTTATCCATGGCAGGCATGAGGTTTACGAATGTCCTATGACTTAACAATAAAAAGGATCCAAATCTAACGTTTACGTCATGCATTGAGTTGTAAGTTGTGTGcatgtttcttctattttaagAACATCATTATGGTTTGCAAATTGCctctttcttctatttcttactTGTAAAAACATGTTGTAGATTGCGGGAGGGTTGTGTGACGATCTTCTGACAACGATTGTGCGAGCATGGGACTACAGGAAGCCACTTTTTGTTGCACCATCCATGAGCACTTGTATATGGAGAAACTCTTTCACAGAAGAGCATTTAGGTGAAATTGATGGGCTTGGCATCATGCTCATCCCACCTGTACCTGTTAATGGGGATCTTGAGCGCGCAATGGTGGAACCTGCTACCATTATCTCAAGAGTGAAAGCTTCTTATAAGAAGCAAAAGATGGAGCAGAAAGAGGGTAGTAGTAGTACTAGTAGTGGTCAGGTTTAGCAACTTTGAACATTATGGTGTATAGACTATAATGTGGTCACATTTGATTTGATCACAGTATCATTGAGCAGTGTCGTTTATGTCTCCTTAGAGTGGTTGCTTGTGCACTCTATACTTAGATGTAACTGTAGATGTTATGCTCTTCTTGATATACACATATTGCATTGTGCTCAGTTGCATCATTAGGTACGAAATACGAAAGGCAAACCAGTTTCAGATATGATCTTACTTCTTAGTTCTTAGTTCTTAGTGTGCGTTGCACGtgcattgaaatatttaatttttttttaatttgtgtgcattggttatttttttatcaaataattaaataatattttaatgagttgaataaattgtaaataaaatgttaactaatatacttaatttttagttgttttaaactgattaaataattaaataacttcaTAAACGATAAATAAGGTGAACAAATGgaataaatcaaacaaaatcaacGTACTCGTAGATAATAAATAGACAAGGTTTTGAGCATATGAGAAATGCTATCTgacattttgtttgtttgacacTGTCTTTTTAACATTACTCTTTATCTGATAtgataaaagtttatttttattgaaaattatcaattttaatgtgttctttttcttgtgattttctttcATGATTTAGAAGTtataatcattataatttttgataaattttaacaatcACAATAAATGTTGGAAAGAAAATGTTGGAAAAAGTATCTTTAACATTTATCTTGCACATATAAGCACCGATTGAATAAGCTTCTTTTTTCCGTATagagatcaaattaaaaatttgcaaCAATACATAGGactaaattatttaatcaactttaaaactatattttatttaaagattatgCGAAATAAACTTTTACCCGAGTTATAATTTAGACTTATTTCTAATAGAACATCTAACACACACTAGGTACGGGTCATAAAATTGGATTTGGGATTTGGATATGTGACATGAGTTTTGGAAAGAAAAGTGCTAGTATCCCCCCATTTTAGCTTCTTGCTTTAATAGTCTcagatacaaaaaaaaaaaaggaggaagtttgatttaattttttatttttctttcaggTTTTTTTTAccgataattataatttttaatctaattttatttcatgATATTTAATGTAACCGAGAATACCTTGTTGTTACTGTTGTAAAGACTAGTCATGATTAGTTAATTCGAACCGTTGAATGAAGATTGGACAACTCATTTCGTTCTTCTATTCATGAATGCAGTTCTGACAAGCATTGTGCGAGCATGGGACTACAACAAGCCATTTTTCGTTGCACCATCCATGAGCACCTTTACATGAGAAGACTCTTTCACAGAACGGCATTTAAATGCACCTGTATCAGTTACAACGTACAGCTAGTGGGGAACTTGAGCATGCAATGGCTGATCCTTGTATCATATGCTCAGATGTGAAAGCCTCTTATaataagcaaaataaaaaaatgaagcagAAAGAGGGTAGTACTAGTACTAGTGGTCAGGTTTGGCAACTTTGAACATTATGGTGTGTAAGTGTGGATAATGGATGGCTTCTTACCAGGACCTTTTGTTTTGGCTCCTTTTTTAGCCCAGTGTGGTCACATTTGATTTTATCATAGTTTCATTGAGCAGTATCGTTTATGTCTCCTAGCTAGGGGTGTTGCTTCACTTGCTTGTGCACCTCTACTTAGATATGTAAATGTAGATGTTATGCTCTTCTTGATAAACACACATTGCATTGTGCTCAGTAGCATCATTAGGTACTAATAGCAAACCAGTTTAGGTATTTTCCTTATAGTGTGTGTATTTGAATGTGAAGAACTGATTTTGGATGAGCagatttaattgaattaaataaatatatagccatgtagtatttttttttaatttcatgttaattgttaaattaaaaaaatatatgtataatatttttactttggaaataaaacttataaccctataaaaaaatttaaaattaaatgaaatagatataaaaatattaagttacattaaaataaatgtgaGAGAAAATATAACAGGTAAAAGATCAAAACTAATTTTACATGAATCTTAAACAACTCTTGATTGCTTCAACcttactatgatttttcttaattaaaagtaattttattttaacaaaaaacatGTACTAATTTTTCCATAATTTCACCACCAaactaaatacataattaataatttttaacattgaTCGCCTTGGAATGAAGCAAGGCATGTCAATAAAATAAACTAGTTGTTATTTACGAATGTTCATGATGACAGTGGATGGACATTAGGTACTTATTGTATGTTTTTTGGGTTTCTCTTGATTGTAATATACTCATGTGGAGAAGACAGTATTAATGTAGAACAAGGGTAACAGAGAGCGCAGGGAGGaagaaatacatattttattgaAGGCAAAAAGAATATTACAAATAATCTCTGATTAGATCAATTGGTATATTACAACTATATGGTAAAAGTTTTCCAGTGGAATGGAAGAAAAAACCCACGCATGTTGTGTTAAAAGAAGCTATGAAGTTGGAAAACATGCCAGTTGAGGAGGAACCATTTCAGAATCTAAAAGTGTGATTCAAATGGGCCTACAACAAAAGATGCTAAGAAGATGGACCTCTTTGCCCAGAACAAACttgaagaaaagaaggaaaacaagtTTTTGAAGTTTTGGAGTTTTATGGTGAATCCTTTTTTATGGGTTATGAAAGCTACAACATTTTTGGTCATTGCTTTGGAAAATGCAAGAGGtaaatctcttgattggaaAGATTTTGTTGGGATTTTCATACTCCTtatcaagataaaaataaaattctaagaGGAGGAGTACAATGTTGATAAGTTGCTACAATTGTCATGGCTTGTCTATCACCATAAAGTTAAGGTTCTTCGAGATCAAAAGTGGAATGAGGTTGCAAGTATTCTTGTTTCAGatgatataatttatgtttaggGTGAGGATGCAAATGCTTGTCTACTTGAAGGTGATCCTCTATAGATGTGGGAAAGGTTAAGATCAGCTTGGAGTGttgaagaaaaatctcaaggaGTGTTGGCAATTGAGATTTTTCTACAGATTTTGTGGTTGTTTGTAAGTTCGTTTAAAGGTTTCTTGTGTTCAGAAGAAGCAATTTGTAGTTGTTTGCTAATGATGTCTATTTTAGATTAGCTATAAGTTAATGTTTATTTCAGCCAATTAGGAACTTGTTAGTTTCTCTATTTAAGCTCTTGCTGTAACAAGTTCAAAGTGTGCAAAATCTAAGTTACAAATCTGAAATATATCCTCAGTTTTTAcccctctcttcttctttatacGTTTATATGCTTGTTGTCTTTTTGTTATGATTCTGTTTTTCTAGCAGGAAGGATCGAAGCTTAACAAGTCCAAGGAAGGAACAGATTCAAAATTCCGGGTACTACAAGATGTTTTGACGTTTAATCATGCTAACATGTTGCTCTGGATACATGATTTGGGGATTGCTGTAGGCTGGAATTTCTATTTCCCTGCAatgtaatgttttttctttcttttctgctacgtttaattgattaacaataatataaatcaATGGGAAAGAAGCTCCTAGAATCTTGCAATAGGATGccaattgttttttaatgttAGCAATGTGTTTGCTTCTGTGAAGATGCTTCTGTTGCAGAAGTGTGTCGAAGTGATGGTTAGAGAGAGGAATCACCTATCCTTTTTCCCTCACATTTAGTAAAAGATATACTAGTGATTGTGTAGCCTGATATCAGTATTGAACAATCCTTGAGAATCCCCTGCAAGTAGCTCCTTACTTTGATTCCATTCACATAATAATGTACAGTATCCAAAATGAGTCTTCAAAATTggtaataatgtaaaattttccAATATTAGTTAGCTTACGGGTTGTTTTCACCAATGCAAGATGGGTAGGAAGAAAATAGTACAAGATAAAAATTACAGGGAAAAGCATAAATAAATGGACCCTGACTTGCAATGGTGGCACGTCATGGAAAAGAACTGgcaaaattgaaatgaaaaaccATTAAACAAAAGAATAATAACTATATAAAAAGAATTGTTCAGTATTAAGCATCTTAATTAATCTCTTGTTGCTAACCAAACCGTGTAGCA
This window harbors:
- the LOC100811599 gene encoding probable phosphopantothenoylcysteine decarboxylase — translated: MDSSGARRADLRAKAKAMAEKPRVLLAACGSVCAVKFGNVCRSFAEWAVVKVVLTKSALRFIDEQTLPQDVTVYRDEKDWRTWKKLGDPMLHIELCNWAEIMVIAPLSANTLSKIAGGLCDDLLTTIVRAWDYRKPLFVAPSMSTCIWRNSFTEEHLGEIDGLGIMLIPPVPVNGDLERAMVEPATIISRVKASYKKQKMEQKEGSSSTSSGQEGSKLNKSKEGTDSKFRVLQDVLTFNHANMLLWIHDLGIAVGWNFYFPAM